The Lasioglossum baleicum chromosome 5, iyLasBale1, whole genome shotgun sequence genome segment tggatatgtcatcttcaaatactgcaagtttcacGAAAATCCGGATTCCGACTACCCTGGGCTCCCCTTGTCAGCACTGCTCAGCACTCTCAGCATATTTTTAGTAAAAACCCTTAGTATAAAAAGGTAACGCACGACGAGTGGTGtttgatgtatttatttatgtaataaTGTATCGAAGGTTGTGACAAGTATTTAAATACGCGCATATATGAGGAGAATAAGAAAGAAGTAAATaagattgaaataataaaataaaattgtagcaTATTAATGGAAATGAATAAGGAAAAATGTGTATTTAGAAGTGAATTTTAATACATCATTTCAGAACGTAGAAAACGCGATTTACCTAAAAGTTTCTTTAAGGTTAACGCTGGTTCAAGTTGACGAATAAACAAAGTATTTACTTTTCAAAAGCATATGCgagtatatatttatatgtaagtAAATAGAAGTGAATGTCCGAATCAGGGGGTCCAAGCTGGCGTGTTAAAAATGTGACCAGTATTTCAGCGCTCTCTGTGATCTGGGACGGAactaatgacagtatatatagatataaagcggtagacggttggaaaaaaaactgtttacccgaccaggattcgaacctcggtctaccgcttggtagtccaactttttagctgattggcccaccgacgatcttataaaaccgtcgaaaattttggtatatgtatcgcaaagaATGACTCTCGTAGCTTTTGGCGCGATAGGCACACGcacgcaaaaactgcagcgacaccaacgccgccTGACATTCGGGATACGCAACTTACTGGTTAAACTATTCCCATTACATGGCTTGGACCCCCTGGTCcgaattcgaaaatcaaaaatGCCAACAGTTATAGCATTGGATGTGTCACTGTCAATGAGACGTCCAATATTAGGGAATGTATCTTGTGAGAATAATCAAAATGAACAGTTGACAAGACATCATCTAGCTATACACGGAATAACCGctttattacactatttacaagtGAATTCGAAGCTGGAATTTGTATCGTTAGTAAGTGCACGCATCACAcatcatatatatatactacAATTACACCATTGTTATTTTGAATTTGTTGCATCgagtgtgtgtgtggtgtctGATTTTTAGGTTGTGTTTTCGTCTTTGTACGAAGTTATTTGTCCGTTTACTCGCGACTACGATAGTATACGCGCGAAACTACAAAATATAGAAGAATGCGACAAGACTTGCATCGAGACCGCTCTCCACGGCGTTAACAATGTTATCATGGCGGAATGGGGCAATACCACAGCCTGTCAAGTTGTTCTAATCACGGATGGTAATCCCGGAGTCGGTCCAATGTCTTTGGGCGATTCTCTGAACTCTTTAAATATAACGAGAGATGTAAATCCATTTCCGTTACCCTTTCCGTATCCAGGAAAATTGAGTATTGTATGCATCGGACCACAACAAGATGCTGGTCTACACACGGGTCTACCGCTGTATCAAAGGCTAGTCGAATTAGCTGGTGGCGATAGCGTAGTACTTGTCCCAGAATCGCCACTCTCGAAGCAATCGGTTACAACATGTTTCCAGAAGCTAGCAGAAACCAATTATATTTCTTTCCAAGGATATTTAAAATGTGGCAATTTAGGTTCTTGCATTCTTCTATCGCCTGCACCTATGCCTTATACAAAAAAAACAGATTTTGAATTAGTATCCGGTTTGATGATATCCAAGACCATAGAAATCTGTGGATTTATATCTGTAGCCGATGTTGGTAGTCCCAGCGCGATATCCAGGCATTTAGTTTTGCCGTTAGCCACGGAAAAAAGTCCAAGTATGCAAGGCATATCCCTGGAAGAAGATTCGGATACAGAAGAGATAAACGGAGACGAAGGAAAAATACCATCATTTTGCGTGCTATTACACGGAGCGTTAAAGGTGGAAAATATGGTAGCGCTCTGTTTGTTAAGCAACGAGTGGTACGGCTTCATATATTCTTGGGCTGACacaaaaaagaaatcaaatttaatgTTGACGGTATTAGAACCAGGTATAGATGTTGTACCGTGGTTAGGATGCTTCAATAATTTAGGACCAGTCGATCCAGCCAAAGGCAACGCTGCTAGTTCGTTTCCCGTTAGGCCAAACGAGAAACGAAGTTACACACAGAACGCACCTTCTTGGATACGTCAAGTCGGATTGCAATCCGACATTCAGAAAATTTTGAGGCATGCAAGAAAATTACCGGAGAAGACGCAAAACTTTTATAAGGTAACTACATAGTGTGTGTGGCAAGAACCCGAAAATGTTGGGTACATACTGAATCCGACATTTTTCGATTCTGACACACCTTGAAAGGTAGTTTTTTCGAATCAGCGAAATATGAAGAGAAACAGATGAAATTTGTTGAACAATGTTTGCGCGAAAACTATGGTTTTCAATGCTTGTATTCTGTTATAGGAAGTGAATAGATTGCGTAGAGCTGCTGCATCTATGGGATTCGTGGAACTTTTGGAAGGACTGGCATGCATTTTGGAAAGAGAATGCACGCTATTGCCTCCAAATTTAAATCCTGATTGTACAATCCAGATGGGGCATGTTGCTTCTATGATTAGAAAACCCGAGTTCCTCGAACTTAGATATAACATACCGCCTGAACGTACAAGGTTCCAACACGGAGGATCGTAGAGAAGACGATAATcgcatttttttttatagttaTTACGTTTTTATTAAAAAGAGAATTTCATATACTGTTTTTACTATATACCGGTTTTCTTATTTCCTAGTAGTATCAGAATTCAGATCTTTGATGCTGTTAATCATGGAACACAAAATACGGTGCAAACCTTTCGCAGTTCGAATGCTGGAGTACTTGGATAGTTCAGGCACATGAACAAAGAGCGCTCTCTGAGGTTTCATTTGCAGAGatttatgaaatatatattcgcACAGGAAATGGCCTGCATTGTATGAAATACAAGCGCTACATTCTGTTTCCTTGGAAGTTTTGTTAATTACTTTGCAAACTTGGTCAACGTCAACATTAGTTTCTAAAATCTGAGGTGCGACTGCACTTTCATCTGGACATTTACTACATATATCTGGTCTAACATAACCATTACTACGAGCACGACATTCTATCGTTAAACATTCTGCTATACTAGATACACCTACGTTTAGAATCAcctgaaaaagaaaatcatttgtGTCAAATGGTATGTATAAAAGtttgtttctttttaaaaataaaagataattacCGTTGGCTGGTATTCTTCCAAAAACTTGGGTAGACAAGTAGCCACTTCATCATAGGAAACTGGAATCTCTTTGATAATTAATTTCACATCTTTCAATTCTTCTGAATCCTCGGATAATTTGCTTAATTCTTTTACTGCTTCCCAACTCGCGTTAATAGCGTGATCATTAAATGGACCAAATCCAGTTACTAAAATCGTGTGTTTAAAGTCAGAACTCATTATTTTAAACAGAAGAGAATATTTTGCATTTCGTAAGGTAGATCCACTACATATACAGCTATCAACTGCTTtcaaccagtgatgccagaatcatgggtcgtgggttttttccagggggtgcaagctgccgtgttaaagaagtggccagtatttcagcgccacctcagtagtagggccgaactgggccgaactaatggcagtatatatagatataaagcggtagacggttgtaaaaaaaactgtttaccctaacaggattcgaacctcggtctaccgcttggtagtccaactctttagctgattggcccaccgacgatcttataaaagcattgaaaattttggtatatgtatcgcaaaaactgcagcgacaccaacgccacCTCAGTACTAGGGTCGAACTACATATACTGGACCAACTATTTCCTTGGCTGTGGTTGGCTTCCGCTTGGTGACGTCGCGTCGTTCATGATCAGTGCGCATGCGCTGGCATGCCATCAACGCCACCTCAGTACCAGGGCCTGCTAGGGCCGAACTACATATACTGGACCACCTATTTCCATTGCAGCTTACACCCcagggttttttcccctccgctcgttcagccgactcgaccccccactctgacgcactGTCGTCGCCacgttgcttctactgcgcacgcgctacacacgaacgtatatCTCTATCAGAGTATCTCGGCAGAgtggcgacgacggtgcgtcagagtggggggtcgagtcggctgagcgagcggaggggaaaaaacccacgacgcgtgattctggcatcactgctttCAACTTCAACCAACTTCAACTGCTTTCAACGTTTCAATCATGAAGTAAGAGCATCGACGagatcatagacatatagagatagactgcgccgtcttatgggcgagttgaagcccacaatggcggcgcgcggtacaaagagtgagagagagagcattagccggggtccatagcgctctctttctatatgatgtgtcgacacatcaattagaaagagagcgctatggaccccggctaatgctctctctctctctcgcacgccgccattgtgggcttcagcgcttcgttcaggccgcgcagtctatctctatatgtctatggacgagatataagaatatatatatatatcgtcggtgctatcaccgacgagatataggaatagacctgacacccaatgcattttggtgtccgtcggtatcGGTGCGCTAACGCCCCATTTCCGTCGGTATCGGTGTGCTAACGCCCCGataccattcagtgtcaacacccaATGTTACCGATAGAACACAATTTTTGAGCATTTATTAacacgaataaaaaaatttatactccattcgcattaagtgtatttaatatgattcttaaattgaaaaattttattttttacgccTTCCTAATGTGTTCGTTTTTACAGTTTTCTTGAAAGTATTCATATGATCACATATGTCGATGATATTGCACTCTTCATGGCGGCTGATCGATTCGTCACAATCAAACGGGATCTGGAAGAAGCGATCAACAATGTCATTGCACCATGGTTGGAAGATCAGGGCCTAGAGTTATCACCGAAAAGACAGAATATATATTCTTGAATAGAAAGGTGATTCCATTCGGTTGGGTTAGTCGAAACGCGTGTGAGACGATGCATGCATTCTTTCGGTTGGGTTAGTCCGAACGCGTGTGTGAGAGGATGCGTTCCACTTTTATCGGATGGGTTAGACCGAACGCGTGTGTGAGAGGATGCGTTCCACTTTTTTCGGTTGGGTTAGTCCGAACGCgtgtgtgagaggatgcattccgcaggttagtcgagcaaaaacacgtgcgagaggatgcattccgcaggttagtcgagcaaaaacacgtgcgagaggatgcatcccgcaggctagtcgagcaaaaacacgtgcgagaggatgcatcccgcaggctagtcgagtaaaaacacgtgcgagaggatgcatcccgcaggctagtcgagtagaaacacgtgcgagaggatgcatcccgcaggctagtcgagtaaaaacacgtgcgagaggatgcatcccgcaggctactcgagtaaaaacacgtgcgagaggatgcatcccgcaggctagtcgagtaaaaacacgtgcgagaggatgcatcccgcaggctagtcgagtaaaaacacgtgcgagaggatgcatcccgcaggctagtcgagtagaaacacgtgcgagaggatgcatcccgcaggctagtcgagtagaaacacgtgcgagaggatgcatcccgcaggctagtcgagtagaaacacgtgcgagaggatgcatcccgcaagctagtcgagtaaaaacacgtgcgagaggatgcatcccgcaggctagtcgagtaaaaacacgtgcgagaggatgcatcccgcatgctagtcgagtaaaaagacgtgcgagaggatgcatcccgcaggctagtcgagtaaaaacacgtgcgagaggatgcatcccgcaagctagtcgagtagaaacacgtgcgagaggatgcatcccgcaggctagtcgagtagaaacacgtgcgagaggatgcatcccgcaggctagtcgagtaaaaacacgtgcgagaggatgcatcccgcaggctagtcgagtaaaaacacgtgcgagaggatgcatcccgcaggctagtcgagtagaaacacgtgcgagaggatgcatcccgcaggctagtcgagtagaaacacgtgcgagaggatgcatcccgcaggctagtcgagtagaaacacgtgcgagaggatgcatcccgcatgctagtcgagtaaaaacacgtgcgagaggatgcatcccgcaggctagtcgagtagaaacacgtgcgagaggatgcatcccgcaggctagtcgagtagaaacacgtgcgagaggatgcatcccgcaggctagtcgagtagaaacacgtgcgggaggatgcatcactcaggctagtcgagtaaaaacacgtgcgagaggatgcatcccgcaggctagtcgagtaaaaacacgtgcgaggggatgcatcccgcaggctagtcgagtagaaacacgtgcgaggggatgcatcccgcaggctagtcgagtaaaaacacgtgcgagaggatgcatcccgcaggctagtcgagtagaaacacgtgcgagaggatgcatcccgcaagctagtcgagtaaaaacacgtgcgagaggatgcatcccgcaggctagtcgagtaaaaacacgtgcgagaggatgcatcccgcatgctagtcgagtaaaaagacgtgcgagaggatgcatcccgcaggctagtcgagtaaaaacacgtgcgagaggatgcatcccgcaagctagtcgagtagaaacacgtgcgagaggatgcatcccgcaggctagtcgagtagaaacacgtgcgagaggatgcatcccgcaggctagtcgagtaaaaacacgtgcgagaggatgcatcccgcaggctagtcgagtaaaaacacgtgcgagtggatgcatcccgcaggctagtcgagtagaaacacgtgcgagaggatgcatcccgcaggctagtcgagtagaaacacgtgcgagaggatgcatcccgcaggctagtcgagtagaaacacgtgcgagaggatgcatcccgcaggctagtcgagtaaaaacacgtgcgagaggatgcatcccgcatgctagtcgagtaaaaacacgtgcgagaggatgcatcccgcatgctagtcgagtaaaaacacgtgcgagaggatgcatcccgcaggctagtcgagtagaaacacgtgcgagaggatgcatcccgcaggctagtcgggtagaaacacgtgcgagaggatgcatcccgcaggctagtcgagtagaaacacgtgcgggaggatgcatcactcaggctagtcgagtaaaaacacgtgcgagaggatgcatcccgcaggctagtcgagtaaaaacacgtgcgaggggatgcatcccgcaggctagtcgagtagaaacacgtgcgagaggatgcatcccgcaggctagtcgagtaaaaacacgtgcgagaggatgcatcccacaggctagtcgagtaaaaacacgtgcgagaggatgcatcccgcaggctagtcgagtaaaaacacgtgcgagaggatgcatcccgcaggctagtcgagtaaaaacacgtgcgagaggatgcatcccgcaggctagtcgagtaaaaacacgtgcgagaggatgcatcccgcaggctagtcgagtaaaaacacgtgcgagaggatgcatcccgcaggctagtcgagtagaaacacgtgcgagaggatgcatcccgcaggctagtcgagtagaaacacgtgcgagaggatgcatcccgcaggctagtcgagtagaaacacgtgcgagaggatgcatcccgcaagctagtcgagtaaaaacacgtgcgagaggatacatcccgcaggctagtcgagtaaaaacacgtgcgagaggatgcatcccgcatgctagtcgagtaaaaacacgtgcgagaggatgcatcccgcaggctagtcgagtaaaaacacgtgcgagaggatgcatcccgcatgctagtcgagtaaaaacacgtgcgagaggatgcatcccgcaggctagtcgagtaaaaacacgtgcgagaggatgcatcccgcaggctagtcgagtagaaacacgtgcgagaggatgcatcccgcaggctagtcgagtagaaacacgtgcgagaggatgcatcccgcaggctagtcgagtagaaacacgtgcgagaggatgcaacccgcaggctagtcgagtagaaacacgtgcgagaggatgcatcacgcaggctagtcgagtagaaacacgtgcgagaggatgctccccgcaggctagtcgagtaaaaacacgtgcgagaggatgctcaccgcaggctagtcgagtagaaacacgtgcgagaggatgcatcacgcaggctagtcgagtagaaacacgtgcgagaggatgcatcccgcaggctagtcgagtagaaacacgtgcaggaGGATGCAtcactcaggctagtcgagtaaaaacacgtgcgagaggatgcatcccgcatgctagtcgagtaaaaacacgtgcgagaggatgcatcccgcaagctagtcgagtagaaacacgtgcgaaaggatgcatcccgcaggctagtcgagtagaaacacgtgcgagaggatgcatcccgcaggctagtcgagtagaaacacgtgcgagaggatgcatcccgcaggctagtcgagtagaaacacgtgcgagaggatgcatcccgcaggctagtcgagtagaaacacgtgcgagaggatgcatcccgcaggctagtcgagtagaaacacgtgcgagaggatgcatcccgcaggctagtcgagtagaaacacgtgcaggaGGATGCAtcactcaggctagtcgagtaaaaacacgtgcgagaggatgcatcccgcatgctagtcgagtaaaaacacgtgcgagaggatgcatcccgcaggctagtcgagtaaaaacacgtgcgagaggatgcatcccgcaggctagtcgagtagaaacacgtgcgagaggatgcatcccgcaggctagtcgagtagaaacacgtgcgagaggatgcatcccgcaggctagtcgagtagaaacacgtgcgagaggatgcatcccgcaggctagtcgagtagaaacacgtgcgggaggatgcatcactcaggctagtcgagtaaaaacacgtgcgagaggatgcatcccgcaggctagtcgagtaaaaacacgtgcgaggggatgcatcccgcaggctagtcgagtagaaacacgtgcgagaggatgcatcccgcaggctagtcgagtaaaaacacgtgcgagaggatgcatcccacaggctagtcgagtaaaaacacgtgcgagaggatgcatcccgcaggctagtcgagtaaaaacacgtgcgagaggatgcatcccgcaggctagtcgagtagaaacacgtgcgagaggatgcatcccgcaggctagtcgagtagaaacacgtgcgagaggatgcatcccgcaggctagtcgagtagaaacacgtgcgagaggatgcatcccgcaggctagtcgagtagaaacacgtgcgggaggatgcatcactcaggctagtcgagtaaaaacacgtgcgagaggatgcatcccgcaggctagtcgagtaaaaacacgtgcgagaggatgcatcccgcatgccagtcgagtaaaaacacgtgcgagaggatgcatcccgcaggctagtcgagtagaaacacgtgcgagaggatgcatcccgcatgctagtcgagtaaaaacacgtgcgagaggatgcatcccgcaggctagtcgagtaaaaacacgtgcgagaggatgcatcccgcaggctagtcgagtagaaacacgtgcgagaggatgcatcccgcaggctagtcgagtagaaacacgtgcgagaggatgcatcccgcaggctagtcgagtagaaacacgtgcgagaggatgcatcccgcaggctagtcgagtaaaaacacgtgcgagaggatgcatcccgcaggctagtcgagtaaaaacacgtgcgagaggatgcatcccgcaggctagtcgagtaaaaacacgtgcgagaggatgcatcccgcaggctagtcgagtaaaaacacgtgcgagaggatgcatcccgcaggctagtcgagtaaaaacacgtgcgagaggatgcatcccgcaggctagtcgagtaaaaacacgtgcgagaggatgcatcccgcaggctagtcgagtaaaaacacgtgcgagaggatgcatcccgcaggctagtcgagtaaaaacacgtgcgagaggatgcatcccgcaggctagtcgagtagaaacacgtgcgagaggatgcatcccgcaggctagtcgagtagaaacacgtgcgagaggatgcatcactcaggctagtcgagtaaaaacacgtgcgagaggatgcatcccgcatgctagtcgagtaaaaacacgtgcgagaggatgcatcccgcaagctagtcgagtagaaacacgtgcgaaaggatgcatcccgcaggctagtcgagtagaaacacgtgcgagaggatgcatcccgcaggctagtcgagtagaaacacgtgcgagaggatgcatcccgcaggctagtcgagtagaaacacgtgcgagaggatgcatcccgcaggctagtcgagtagaaacacgtgcgagaggatgcatcccgcaggctagtcgagtagaaacacgtgcgagaggatgcatcccgcaggctagtcgagtagaaacacgtgcaggaGGATGCAtcactcaggctagtcgagtaaaaacacgtgcgagaggatgcatcccgcatgctagtcgagtaaaaacacgtgcgagaggatgcatcccgcaggctagtcgagtaaaaacacgtgcgagaggatgcatcccgcaggctagtcgagtagaaacacgtgcgagaggatgcatcccgcaggctagtcgagtagaaacacgtgcgagaggatgcatcccgcaggctagtcgagtagaaacacgtgcgagaggatgcatcccgcaggctagtcgagtaaaaacacgtgcgagaggatgcatcccgcatgctagtcgagtaaaaacacgtgcgagaggatgcatcccgcatgctagtcgagtaaaaacacgtgcgagaggatgcatcccgcaggctagtcgagtagaaacacgtgcgagaggatgcatcccgcaggctagtcgagtagaaacacgtgcgggaggatgcatcactcaggctagtcgagtaaaaacacgtgcgagaggatgcatcccgcaggcgagtcgagtaaaaacacgtgcgaggggatgcatcccgcaggctagtcgagtagaaacacgtgcgagaggatgcatcccgcaggctagtcgagtagaaacacgtgcgagaggatgcatcccgcaggctagtcgagtaaaaacacgtgcgagaggatgcatcccgcatgctagtcgagtaaaaacacgtgcgagaggatgcatcccgcatgctagtcgagtaaaaacacgtgcgagaggatgcatcccgcaggctagtcgagtagaaacacgtgcgagaggatgcatcccgcaggctagtcgagtagaaacacgtgcgagaggatgcatcccgcaggctagtcgagtaaaaacacgtgcgagaggatgcatcccgcaggctagtcgagtaaaaacacgtgcgagaggatgcatcccgcaggctagtcgagtaaaaacacgtgcgagaggatgcatcccgcaggctagtcgagtagaaacacgtgcgagaggatgcatcccgcaggctagtcgagtagaaacacgtgcaggaGGATGCAtcactcaggctagtcgagtaaaaacacgtgcgagaggatgcatcccgcatgctagtcgagtaaaaacacgtgcgagaggatgcatcccgcaggctagtcgagtagaaacacgtgcgagaggatgcatcccgcaggctagtcgagtagaaacacgtgcgagaggatgcatcccgcaggctagtcgagtagaaacacgtgcgagaggatgcatcccgcaggctagtcgagtaaaaacacgtgcgagaggatgcatcccgcaggctagtcgagtagaaacacgtgcgagaggatgcatcccgcaggctagtcgagtagaaacacgtgcgagaggatgcatcccgcaggctagtcgagtagaaacacgtgcaggaGGATGCAtcactcaggctagtcgagtaaaaacacgtgcgagaggatgcatcccgcatgctagtcgagtaaaaacacgtgcgagaggatgcatcccgcaggctagtcgagtaaaaacacgtgcgagaggatgcatcccgcaggctagtcgagtagaaacacgtgcgagaggatgcatcccgcaggctagtcgagtagaaacacgtgcgagaggatgcatcccgcaggctagtcgagtagaaacacgtgcgagaggatgcatcccgcaggctagtcgagtaaaaacacgtgcgagaggatgcatcccgcatgctagtcgagtaaaaacacgtgcgagaggatgcatcccgcatgctagtcgagtaaaaacacgtgcgagaggatgcatcccgcaggctagtcgagtagaaacacgtgcgagaggatgcatcccgcaggctagtcgagtagaaacacgtgcgggaggatgcatcactcaggctagtcgagtaaaaacacgtgcgagaggatgcatcccgcaggcgagtcgagtaaaaacacgtgcgaggggatgcatcccgcaggctagtcgagtagaaacacgtgcgagaggatgcatcccgcaggctagtcgagtagaaacacgtgcgagaggatgcatcccgcaggctagtcgagtagaaacacgtgcgagaggatgcatcccgcaggctagtcgagtaaaaacacgtgcgagaggatgcatcccgcatgctagtcgagtaaaaacacgtgcgagaggatgcatcccgcaggctagtcgagtagaaacacgtgcgagaggatgcatcccgcaggctagtcgagtagaaacacgtgcgagaggatgcatcccgcaggctagtcgagtaaaaacacgtgcgagaggatgcatcccgcatgctagtcgagtaaaaacacgtgcgagaggatgcatcccgcatgctagtcgagtaaaaacacgtgcgagaggatgcatcccgcaggctagtcgagtagaaacacgtgcgagaggatgcatcccgcaggctagtcgagtagaaacacgtgcgggaggatgcatcactcaggctagtcgagtaaaaacacgtgcgagaggatgcatcccgcaggcgagtcgagtaaaaacacgtgcgaggggatgcatcccgcaggctagtcgagtagaaacacgtgcgagaggatgcatcccgcaggctagtcgagtagaaacacgtgcgagaggatgcatcccgcaggctagtcgagtaaaaacacgtgcgagaggatgcatcccgcatgctagtcgagtaaaaacacgtgcgagaggatgcatcccgcatgctagtcgagtaaaaacacgtgcgagaggatgcatcccgcaggctagtcgagtagaaacacgtgcgagaggatgcatcccgcaggctagtcgagtagaaacacgtgcgagaggatgcatcccgcaggctagt includes the following:
- the LOC143208640 gene encoding pyroglutamyl-peptidase 1, which gives rise to MSSDFKHTILVTGFGPFNDHAINASWEAVKELSKLSEDSEELKDVKLIIKEIPVSYDEVATCLPKFLEEYQPTVILNVGVSSIAECLTIECRARSNGYVRPDICSKCPDESAVAPQILETNVDVDQVCKVINKTSKETECSACISYNAGHFLCEYIFHKSLQMKPQRALFVHVPELSKYSSIRTAKGLHRILCSMINSIKDLNSDTTRK
- the Ints14 gene encoding integrator complex subunit 14, giving the protein MTLVAFGAIGTRTQKLQRHQRRLTFGIRNLLVKLFPLHGLDPLVRIRKSKMPTVIALDVSLSMRRPILGNVSCENNQNEQLTRHHLAIHGITALLHYLQVNSKLEFVSLVVFSSLYEVICPFTRDYDSIRAKLQNIEECDKTCIETALHGVNNVIMAEWGNTTACQVVLITDGNPGVGPMSLGDSLNSLNITRDVNPFPLPFPYPGKLSIVCIGPQQDAGLHTGLPLYQRLVELAGGDSVVLVPESPLSKQSVTTCFQKLAETNYISFQGYLKCGNLGSCILLSPAPMPYTKKTDFELVSGLMISKTIEICGFISVADVGSPSAISRHLVLPLATEKSPSMQGISLEEDSDTEEINGDEGKIPSFCVLLHGALKVENMVALCLLSNEWYGFIYSWADTKKKSNLMLTVLEPGIDVVPWLGCFNNLGPVDPAKGNAASSFPVRPNEKRSYTQNAPSWIRQVGLQSDIQKILRHARKLPEKTQNFYKEVNRLRRAAASMGFVELLEGLACILERECTLLPPNLNPDCTIQMGHVASMIRKPEFLELRYNIPPERTRFQHGGS